One part of the Oncorhynchus clarkii lewisi isolate Uvic-CL-2024 chromosome 7, UVic_Ocla_1.0, whole genome shotgun sequence genome encodes these proteins:
- the LOC139414214 gene encoding SAM pointed domain-containing Ets transcription factor-like, producing the protein MSSPGESLSSEGSSPLFPSRLGLPESPLGDRTGAEAGMAWEMEDTKPCMEALEHRGLPGLHMSCFDMLFTEDSTWLVKVTEASSGQACPVPLPITRAEHCEEPEQCPVIDSQAMGLSPGLEGQEEERSLEQVQSMVVGEVLKDIETACKLLNIIPDPIEWSSGNVQKWLLWTEHLYRLPQAGKAFQELTGKDLCAMSEEDFRQRSPQCGDTLHAHLDIWKSAAWMKERCSVGDSKITGGEELWLEADSSCSGQPIHLWQFLRELLLKPHNYGRCIRWLNKEKGIFKIEDSAHVARLWGLRKNRPAMNYDKLSRSIRQYYKKGIIRKPDVSQRLVYQFVHPV; encoded by the exons ATGTCGAGTCCAGGGGAGAGTCTATCATCAGAGGGCAGCAGCCCATTGTTTCCGTCCCGCCTAGGTCTGCCTGAAAGCCCCTTGGGAGACAGGACAGGTGCAGAGGCTGGTATGGCCTGGGAGATGGAGGACACCAAGCCCTGCATGGAGGCTCTTGAGCATCGCGGCCTTCCGGGCCTCCACATGTCCTGCTTCGACATGCTCTTCACCGAGGACTCCACCTGGCTGGTGAAGGTGACTGAGGCTTCCTCGGGTCAGGCTTGTCCCGTGCCTCTTCCCATAACCAGGGCCGAGCACTGTGAGGAGCCAGAGCAGTGCCCCGTCATCGACAGCCAGGCCATGGGACTCTCCCCGGGGCTGGAGGGCCAGGAGGAGGAGCGATCCCTGGAGCAGGTCCAAAGCATGGTGGTCGGGGAGGTGCTGAAGGACATCGAGACGGCCTGCAAGCTGCTCAACATCATCCCAG ACCCCATAGAGTGGAGCTCGGGGAACGTCCAGAAGTGGTTGCTGTGGACAGAGCACCTGTATAGACTGCCTCAGGCCGGCAAGGCCTTCCAGGAGCTCACTGGAAAAGACCTGTGTGCCATGAGTGAAGAGGACTTCAGGCAGAGGTCCCCTCAGTGTGGAGACACCCTGCACGCCCACCTGGACATCTGGAAGTCAG CTGCCTGGATGAAAGAGAGGTGTTCCGTTGGAGACAGCAAAATCACAG GCGGAGAGGAGCTGTGGTTGGAGGCAGACTCGTCATGCTCAGGCCAGCCCATCCACTTGTGGCAGTTCCTCAGAGAGCTGCTCCTCAAACCCCACAACTACGGACGCTGTATCCGCTGGCTCAACAAGGAGAAAG GTATTTTCAAAATCGAGGACTCGGCTCACGTGGCGAGACTCTGGGGACTGAGGAAGAACCGTCCAGCGATGAACTACGACAAGCTGAGCCGCTCCATACGGCAGTACTACAAGAAGGGCATCATCCGCAAGCCTGATGTCTCCCAGAGACTGGTCTATCAGTTTGTCCACCCAGTATGA